A window of the Fuscovulum sp. genome harbors these coding sequences:
- a CDS encoding ketoacyl-ACP synthase III, whose translation MARNLPIITSLGLDAEHGLNPGDVERLTGVVQRHRADALDQVQLATEAALAALADAETDAKELDAILHTAAVPYQTIPATAPLVQQALGLQDGALAAYDIGATCLGFLAALQHAAAMIEAGRWTRVLVVASEKISDNLDWAVPSTAGLFGDGAGAAVIGQGPNGLRVGQVVLQTHPSGYDAAQLRAGGTRLGVGATAEDLRFVMHGPALFGLTRRRFEAFVRDNLRAAGLDLADIDLVVPHQASPVALKLMARALGLGEDRVIDLSATHGNQVAASLPITLDHARRAGRIAPGKRVLMLGTAAGVTFGTALLEAASSG comes from the coding sequence GTGGCGCGCAACCTCCCAATCATCACCAGCCTTGGGCTGGATGCTGAGCATGGCCTTAACCCAGGCGACGTTGAACGATTGACCGGCGTTGTCCAGCGACATCGTGCTGACGCTTTAGACCAGGTGCAGCTTGCAACCGAAGCCGCGCTTGCCGCCCTTGCCGACGCCGAAACGGACGCCAAGGAGCTTGATGCCATCCTCCATACGGCAGCCGTTCCATACCAGACCATTCCAGCGACTGCGCCTTTGGTTCAGCAAGCGCTTGGACTGCAAGACGGGGCACTTGCAGCCTATGACATCGGAGCGACCTGTCTTGGTTTCCTCGCCGCATTGCAACATGCAGCTGCAATGATCGAGGCCGGGCGATGGACGCGTGTCTTGGTCGTTGCTTCGGAGAAAATCAGCGATAACCTCGACTGGGCGGTCCCGTCGACCGCAGGTCTATTTGGCGACGGTGCCGGTGCAGCCGTTATCGGGCAGGGACCGAACGGATTGCGGGTAGGGCAAGTTGTGCTGCAAACGCACCCATCAGGCTACGATGCAGCACAGTTGCGCGCCGGTGGAACACGACTTGGCGTTGGGGCGACCGCAGAGGATTTGCGTTTTGTCATGCACGGACCAGCACTTTTCGGACTGACACGCCGTCGTTTTGAGGCCTTCGTCAGGGACAATCTTCGGGCAGCGGGCCTTGATTTGGCAGACATCGATCTGGTTGTGCCCCACCAAGCCAGCCCGGTTGCATTGAAATTGATGGCTCGCGCTCTTGGTCTGGGAGAGGATCGAGTGATTGACCTTTCCGCAACCCATGGCAATCAGGTGGCGGCCTCACTGCCGATTACGCTCGATCATGCACGTCGCGCAGGACGGATTGCTCCCGGCAAGCGGGTACTCATGTTGGGGACAGCCGCAGGAGTGACCTTTGGTACCGCATTACTGGAGGCTGCATCATCCGGCTGA
- a CDS encoding CoF synthetase produces MQIWLRTRAGVNRLSDLPVMDRDTLMAEFATFNRAGLTVEAATAIAEGRAPDLSGYHVGLSTGTTSGKRMPYVISEVERFVWLGTILAKSLGAEALRRPRVAVALPRGSALYDAASQGHALPLCFVSLGEGFSAAMAKLTAFRPEVIVAPPRFLYWLAQQDAPLAPRRIFSAAETLDPPDRTAIRTGFPSAELGEIYMATEGLFAVSCRYGTLHLAEDCMRFDLEPAGDGTSEAVITDFSRTAQIMARYRTGDLLRVVHCACQSPLRAVVVAGRASDRICGHAPDTLRDTVLAQGVADFRLVQHGDADPILMLLPGEDTSGPSAALTALLERPVRVETRPLSMPKDMKLRRVMRLP; encoded by the coding sequence TTGCAGATCTGGCTCAGGACGCGGGCCGGGGTCAATCGGCTGTCCGATCTTCCCGTAATGGACCGCGATACGCTGATGGCGGAGTTTGCAACGTTCAACCGCGCAGGCCTGACGGTCGAAGCGGCCACCGCCATCGCTGAAGGCAGAGCGCCTGATCTGAGTGGATATCACGTTGGGCTCAGCACCGGGACGACGTCGGGCAAGCGGATGCCTTACGTGATTTCCGAGGTGGAGCGCTTTGTCTGGTTGGGAACGATCTTGGCCAAAAGTCTCGGCGCAGAGGCCTTACGACGCCCGCGTGTGGCAGTTGCCTTGCCGCGTGGTTCGGCACTTTATGATGCGGCCAGCCAAGGCCATGCCTTGCCGCTGTGTTTTGTCTCATTAGGCGAAGGCTTCTCTGCGGCTATGGCGAAGCTGACGGCTTTTCGTCCGGAGGTGATTGTCGCGCCCCCACGGTTTCTGTACTGGCTTGCCCAGCAAGATGCGCCTTTGGCCCCGCGCCGCATCTTCTCTGCGGCAGAAACGCTAGACCCACCAGATCGCACCGCCATCAGAACGGGTTTCCCCTCGGCTGAACTGGGCGAGATTTACATGGCGACCGAAGGTCTTTTCGCAGTGAGTTGTCGTTATGGCACGCTACATCTGGCAGAGGATTGTATGCGCTTCGACCTTGAACCAGCGGGCGATGGTACCTCAGAGGCAGTGATCACAGACTTCAGCCGGACCGCTCAGATTATGGCACGCTATCGGACCGGTGATCTTCTGCGCGTGGTTCATTGTGCCTGTCAGTCCCCCTTGCGGGCGGTGGTGGTTGCAGGGCGCGCGTCAGACCGGATTTGCGGCCACGCCCCTGATACTTTGCGTGATACTGTCCTCGCACAAGGCGTCGCGGATTTTCGGCTCGTACAGCATGGTGATGCTGACCCGATCCTCATGCTGCTACCTGGAGAAGACACCTCAGGCCCCAGTGCCGCGCTCACGGCGCTGTTGGAGCGCCCCGTCCGGGTTGAGACACGCCCGCTGTCTATGCCGAAAGATATGAAGCTACGGAGGGTCATGCGGCTCCCATGA
- a CDS encoding glycosyltransferase, producing the protein MIDTVLLVLGALYAATHGLRLALAWHPNKVGNGLSGSLTVLQPILSGDPALAATLAHGPDQTPGAKFIWLVDEDDAEGLSIATELAETRTNVVVIVGRPPQDGENPKTLKLIRGEALLETRSVAVLDDDTMLASGGLEKLAAEAQTSGGLATALPTWGRRPQNVFEALVAGFVEGQGASAYLAMAKLGRNRTINGMAYAADAQTLRQIGGFAAMGHSVTDDWAIARLFTEHGRPIIQTAVPARVAVTLDGPLEALRLLRRWTVFAHRYVAANLDVAMTGLVLLPAILPLLGLVLASFLGPIAVVLWCGLLMIRAGLHRLLIRRIGGTGAAPVWAIVASEVALPILSVAAALRPHRIRWRSRRMRLTADGIRYE; encoded by the coding sequence ATGATTGATACTGTGCTGCTTGTTCTGGGGGCTCTCTACGCAGCAACGCACGGGCTGCGTTTGGCACTTGCTTGGCATCCCAACAAAGTCGGCAATGGGCTTAGTGGCTCCTTGACCGTCTTGCAGCCAATCCTCTCTGGCGATCCAGCTTTGGCCGCCACGCTCGCCCATGGCCCTGATCAAACACCTGGCGCGAAGTTTATCTGGCTTGTTGACGAGGACGATGCAGAGGGTCTTTCCATTGCAACCGAGCTTGCTGAGACGCGGACGAATGTTGTGGTGATTGTCGGCCGACCGCCACAGGACGGAGAGAACCCCAAGACGCTGAAGCTGATCCGGGGTGAAGCCCTTCTCGAGACCAGGTCGGTCGCAGTTTTGGACGATGACACGATGCTTGCATCTGGCGGTTTGGAGAAGCTTGCTGCGGAGGCTCAAACGAGCGGCGGGTTGGCTACGGCGCTGCCAACGTGGGGGCGTAGGCCGCAGAACGTCTTTGAGGCCCTTGTGGCTGGTTTCGTAGAAGGCCAAGGGGCGTCAGCCTACTTGGCCATGGCAAAACTCGGCCGGAACCGCACGATAAACGGCATGGCCTATGCCGCCGATGCGCAGACGCTGCGCCAGATCGGAGGCTTTGCGGCCATGGGCCATTCGGTGACAGATGACTGGGCGATTGCGAGACTTTTCACGGAGCATGGCCGTCCGATCATTCAGACCGCTGTTCCAGCGCGAGTTGCTGTGACCTTGGATGGACCACTCGAGGCCCTGCGACTTCTGCGGCGTTGGACGGTCTTTGCGCATCGCTATGTTGCGGCAAACCTCGACGTGGCGATGACGGGATTGGTGCTTTTACCCGCCATCCTGCCCCTTTTGGGGCTGGTTCTTGCGAGCTTTTTGGGGCCAATTGCTGTGGTGCTGTGGTGTGGCCTGCTGATGATACGGGCCGGGCTGCACCGCCTCCTCATACGACGGATCGGCGGAACGGGAGCAGCGCCAGTCTGGGCCATTGTCGCGTCGGAAGTTGCGCTGCCGATCTTATCTGTCGCAGCTGCCCTGCGGCCCCATCGTATACGATGGAGGAGCCGCCGAATGCGGCTGACGGCTGACGGGATCCGATACGAGTGA
- a CDS encoding NAD(P)-dependent oxidoreductase, with product MKILVTGTSGFVGGAVGRFLRSRGHHVTGLSRRKPRAEATDESVTYDLTRPVPEFGQYDVVIHAAALSAPWGKPEAFDAANVDGTRHAIDIAARSSARFLLISSSSVLYAPGDQHLLLEETAPATPPVNDYARTKRVAENLTVAYTGAWAILRPRAVYGVGDTVLFPRIARAARLRLLPRFRQEIPAHGDLVSIDTLVRQVARAVERNAQGIFHLIDENPVSIEDFVADVLEQLGLPGPRLTISTDQARRAAAGLEAVSRWTGWWEPPLTKFGVDVFTATKTFDDRRTRAHLGPPDIPTALAVDRFRRWWQKGAQLDDPALGRVGDDP from the coding sequence ATGAAGATTTTGGTAACCGGCACAAGTGGGTTCGTGGGCGGAGCAGTGGGGCGCTTTCTGCGGTCACGCGGTCATCACGTCACGGGCCTGTCCCGTCGTAAACCCCGGGCTGAGGCAACGGACGAGTCCGTGACCTACGACCTGACACGCCCTGTCCCTGAGTTTGGTCAGTACGACGTGGTCATTCATGCTGCGGCCCTCTCTGCACCTTGGGGTAAACCTGAGGCATTCGATGCGGCGAATGTAGACGGAACGCGCCATGCCATCGACATTGCGGCTCGTTCAAGCGCGCGCTTCCTTCTGATTTCGTCCTCATCGGTGCTTTATGCGCCCGGCGACCAGCACCTGTTGCTAGAAGAGACGGCCCCCGCAACACCTCCGGTCAACGACTATGCTCGCACCAAGCGCGTGGCCGAAAACCTGACAGTCGCTTACACCGGCGCTTGGGCGATACTGCGACCCCGCGCTGTTTATGGTGTCGGAGATACGGTGCTTTTCCCGCGAATTGCCCGCGCGGCGCGGCTGCGCCTCCTGCCGCGCTTTCGCCAGGAGATCCCAGCCCATGGAGATCTCGTTTCTATCGACACCCTCGTGAGGCAAGTCGCGCGCGCGGTCGAAAGAAACGCACAAGGCATCTTCCACCTCATCGATGAGAACCCGGTCAGCATTGAAGATTTTGTTGCAGATGTTCTCGAACAACTGGGCCTTCCCGGCCCACGCTTGACAATCAGCACGGATCAGGCACGCCGAGCTGCCGCTGGGCTGGAGGCGGTCTCACGATGGACGGGCTGGTGGGAGCCCCCGCTCACGAAGTTCGGGGTAGATGTCTTCACTGCCACCAAAACATTTGATGACCGCCGTACCCGCGCCCACTTGGGGCCGCCCGACATTCCGACGGCGCTGGCCGTCGATCGTTTCCGGCGGTGGTGGCAGAAGGGGGCACAGCTGGATGATCCGGCGCTTGGTAGGGTGGGAGACGATCCATGA
- a CDS encoding caspase family protein → MGQSIAVLIGNTKYDELSSLECCANDVSKMHELLSATRKFSQILDYVDKPVSSVKDELRRLSELDGGFEEIFLYFSGHGLSNTDDFYMCFEGFKESSPNTTGISRSDAFEMIRQFNAELSVVVIDACEAGRNLIKGNLTPLAWSLKSGFTNFVQISSCTESQYSLAGDQISLFTHEFVKACLHKEQGAIYYSDVENALRDAFLGHSSQTPHFIRQGTSQEKFCNDASNLDGLRKAFFEPHETTSERAGVDLPRTALASALAAIKGVEARVPSKEKAQEFIDQVFEVTLRNSAHTLEVKDFFDVRTVKYDDFEYAQNKRAIISLLERRGGSDSFVESDVVRKKQRQPFGGLGLSTLAAMGIPDEYDETYSLFNHCQLKSVHVGIYFEPKFMALNRIFSEILFLPRLTECLILTCNTKERRSGWGSFNEYEGTKKWKWSHHSWSEDPVEVANKYVSDPYDFAKQYVLSFGGEKG, encoded by the coding sequence ATGGGTCAGAGCATCGCAGTCTTGATCGGCAATACAAAATATGACGAGCTGTCGAGCTTGGAATGCTGCGCCAATGATGTCTCCAAAATGCATGAGCTGCTTTCCGCTACCCGAAAGTTCAGTCAGATCCTCGACTACGTCGACAAACCAGTATCTTCGGTAAAGGATGAGTTGCGTCGCCTCTCAGAACTGGATGGCGGCTTCGAAGAGATCTTTCTGTATTTTTCAGGTCATGGTCTGTCAAACACTGACGACTTCTATATGTGCTTTGAGGGTTTTAAGGAGTCATCCCCGAACACAACAGGTATCTCACGCTCAGACGCTTTTGAGATGATCCGACAATTTAACGCTGAACTATCAGTAGTTGTTATTGATGCTTGTGAAGCCGGCAGAAATCTTATCAAAGGCAATCTGACGCCTCTGGCATGGTCGTTGAAATCCGGCTTCACAAATTTCGTACAAATCTCATCCTGCACAGAGAGTCAGTATTCTTTGGCGGGGGACCAGATCAGTCTTTTCACTCATGAGTTCGTCAAGGCCTGTCTGCATAAAGAGCAAGGTGCCATATACTACTCCGATGTCGAAAACGCTCTGCGGGACGCTTTCTTAGGTCATTCCAGCCAAACGCCACACTTTATACGCCAGGGAACGTCGCAGGAGAAATTCTGTAACGATGCTAGCAATCTCGACGGACTTCGTAAGGCGTTCTTCGAGCCACACGAAACTACCAGTGAAAGAGCGGGGGTCGATCTGCCCAGAACGGCGCTTGCTTCGGCTCTAGCTGCTATCAAGGGTGTTGAAGCACGAGTGCCATCCAAGGAGAAGGCGCAGGAATTCATCGATCAGGTGTTCGAAGTGACTTTAAGGAATTCCGCACATACTCTAGAGGTCAAAGACTTCTTTGATGTTCGCACAGTCAAGTACGACGATTTTGAGTATGCACAGAACAAGCGCGCTATCATCAGCCTATTAGAGCGTCGCGGCGGATCCGACTCCTTTGTGGAAAGTGATGTGGTGCGGAAAAAGCAGCGACAACCCTTCGGTGGACTTGGTCTAAGCACACTTGCGGCTATGGGTATACCTGACGAATATGACGAGACCTACAGTTTGTTCAATCACTGCCAGCTTAAATCAGTGCACGTTGGTATCTACTTTGAACCGAAGTTCATGGCACTTAATAGAATATTTTCAGAGATATTATTCCTGCCCCGGTTGACCGAGTGCCTCATACTGACATGCAATACTAAGGAACGTCGTTCCGGCTGGGGTTCTTTCAACGAGTATGAAGGTACCAAGAAATGGAAGTGGTCGCATCATAGCTGGTCGGAAGATCCTGTGGAAGTTGCAAACAAGTATGTGTCAGACCCGTATGACTTCGCCAAGCAGTATGTCCTTTCGTTTGGGGGAGAAAAAGGTTGA
- a CDS encoding acyl-CoA transferase: MPTTRKTVLTALHARLQPLAALTLRDEVLPERIPVAGLIILRDGQPGEPEVTLSPLRYHYQHRAELEIIVQAGTGRASAFDDLIAAIGAALEADRTLGGLCDWVEPEAPASVDLPVEGAAALTAAVIMVVLHYTTTGPLA; this comes from the coding sequence ATGCCCACCACCCGCAAAACCGTCCTTACCGCACTGCACGCGCGGCTGCAGCCGCTTGCCGCCCTCACCCTGCGTGACGAGGTGCTGCCCGAGCGGATCCCGGTGGCGGGGCTGATCATCCTGCGCGACGGCCAGCCGGGCGAGCCGGAGGTGACCCTGTCGCCATTGCGCTACCACTACCAGCACCGGGCGGAACTGGAGATCATCGTCCAGGCGGGCACCGGTCGGGCCAGCGCCTTCGACGACCTGATCGCCGCCATCGGTGCGGCGTTGGAAGCTGACCGGACCCTCGGCGGCCTCTGCGACTGGGTGGAACCCGAGGCCCCGGCCTCGGTTGATCTCCCCGTCGAAGGCGCGGCCGCCCTAACGGCGGCGGTGATCATGGTCGTTCTGCACTACACCACAACCGGCCCTCTGGCCTGA
- a CDS encoding FscB gives MDDLWLGFRYVPPNGDVDLITEGNASFIEFFDANQGRIAQIQPVASTNHYHAVARGDTTVQGNSSYTPPNGQPQWIDMRVAVGASITIDFYIDGVLQSSATAANTQAKGKPVQIVFPNVGLRGTSSTRTWYYAHFAVLDGVSTIGRRFVRYTPNAIATFSQMAGSIDALKDEDVRTRVSSNATGQRLSFSLTGPTGPAAVAAIAGVHVKQVARAGTVGPQAVAGFLRMGWVNHDAAPVTVPTPAPRSAYSTWALNPAGSSAWTSVTLPAEVGILSA, from the coding sequence ATGGACGATCTCTGGCTCGGCTTCCGATACGTGCCGCCCAACGGGGACGTGGACCTCATCACCGAAGGCAATGCGAGTTTCATCGAGTTCTTCGACGCGAACCAGGGTCGCATCGCACAGATCCAGCCGGTGGCCAGTACCAACCACTACCATGCCGTCGCGCGGGGCGACACGACCGTGCAGGGCAACTCAAGCTACACCCCGCCGAATGGCCAGCCACAATGGATCGATATGCGCGTGGCGGTGGGGGCCAGCATCACCATCGACTTCTACATCGATGGCGTCCTGCAAAGCTCGGCCACGGCCGCCAATACCCAAGCTAAGGGCAAGCCAGTCCAAATCGTCTTTCCGAATGTCGGACTGCGTGGCACCAGCAGCACCCGCACCTGGTACTATGCGCATTTCGCGGTGCTGGACGGCGTGTCGACGATCGGGCGGCGCTTCGTGCGGTATACCCCCAACGCGATCGCGACCTTCAGTCAGATGGCGGGCAGCATCGATGCGCTGAAGGACGAGGATGTCAGAACCCGGGTGTCGAGCAACGCGACCGGGCAGAGGTTGTCGTTTTCGCTGACTGGGCCAACCGGGCCTGCGGCGGTCGCGGCCATCGCGGGCGTGCATGTGAAGCAGGTCGCGCGGGCGGGGACAGTGGGGCCGCAGGCGGTCGCGGGTTTCCTGCGCATGGGCTGGGTCAATCATGATGCCGCTCCGGTGACCGTACCGACCCCCGCGCCAAGGTCGGCCTATTCTACATGGGCGCTGAACCCCGCTGGCAGCAGCGCCTGGACCAGCGTGACCCTGCCTGCCGAAGTCGGGATCCTGTCCGCATGA
- a CDS encoding RtcB family protein: protein MTLCAARSPREAASYIHAKGATPVEQSFLPDSDGRMIVPFNATEPIAIIRGSTTATNLGFAPHGAGRFVSRDRHRRERLLGNVTELEILQEETQSVDMRFYCGKIDITELPSAYKPASAILSAMERFGLAEVTDRIDPYGNIMAGDWEQDAPWRKSRQKVDGANHGTDGTN, encoded by the coding sequence ATGACGCTCTGCGCAGCCAGATCGCCGCGGGAGGCCGCCAGCTACATCCATGCAAAAGGCGCAACGCCGGTTGAGCAGTCGTTCCTGCCGGACAGTGACGGCCGCATGATTGTGCCCTTCAATGCAACGGAGCCTATTGCAATCATCAGAGGCAGCACGACCGCCACCAATCTGGGCTTCGCTCCGCATGGGGCAGGGCGGTTTGTATCTCGCGACCGCCATCGTCGCGAGCGGCTTCTGGGAAATGTGACAGAGCTAGAAATTCTTCAAGAAGAGACGCAGAGCGTTGATATGCGCTTTTACTGCGGGAAGATCGACATCACGGAGCTTCCCAGTGCATACAAGCCAGCCTCGGCGATCCTTTCTGCGATGGAACGGTTTGGCCTTGCAGAGGTGACGGATCGGATCGATCCATATGGCAACATCATGGCGGGGGACTGGGAACAGGACGCGCCCTGGCGGAAATCACGACAAAAGGTGGATGGAGCAAACCATGGAACTGACGGCACAAACTGA
- a CDS encoding helix-turn-helix transcriptional regulator, whose product MELTAQTEGPETEEPRGRWAASAPPDPHFGAYIRLCRETLKQNGEALSVRKLAGELGIEPAYLSKIERGVFAPPSEELIVKIARRLGEDPDRLLALGGKIASDLKDAIRARPELLSSLVRAVRDRPDAEVETLLREVRDGDW is encoded by the coding sequence ATGGAACTGACGGCACAAACTGAGGGTCCAGAAACAGAAGAACCCCGAGGACGTTGGGCGGCGTCAGCGCCGCCCGACCCACATTTTGGAGCGTATATTCGCCTGTGCCGAGAGACCTTGAAACAGAACGGCGAGGCCTTGTCGGTCAGGAAACTTGCGGGAGAGCTTGGAATTGAGCCTGCCTACCTGTCGAAAATAGAACGGGGCGTCTTTGCCCCGCCCTCGGAAGAGTTGATCGTAAAAATTGCTCGCCGACTTGGGGAAGATCCAGACCGCCTGTTGGCGCTGGGGGGGAAGATTGCCTCTGATTTGAAAGATGCCATTCGCGCGCGCCCGGAGCTTCTGAGCTCCCTTGTTCGCGCGGTGCGGGATCGACCCGATGCTGAAGTAGAGACACTGCTGCGAGAAGTGCGAGATGGAGACTGGTAA
- the istB gene encoding IS21-like element helper ATPase IstB, with protein MTEAPKILLAHHLKTLKLPTFLREHEKVARQCAAEGLDHVQFLSRLVELELIDRERRMVERRIKAAKFPATKSLDSFDFKAIPKLNKMQVLELARCEWIERRENVIALGPSGTGKTHVALGLGLSACQKGMSVSFTTAAALVNELMEARDERRLLRVQKQMAAVKLLIIDELGFVPPSKTGAELLFEMISQRYERGATLITSNLPFDEWTETFGTERLTGALLDRLTHHVNILEMNGESYRLAQSRARKTGDNT; from the coding sequence ATGACCGAGGCCCCGAAGATCCTGCTTGCCCACCATCTGAAGACGCTGAAGCTGCCCACATTCCTGCGCGAACACGAGAAGGTTGCGCGCCAATGCGCCGCTGAAGGGTTGGACCATGTCCAGTTCCTGTCGCGCCTCGTCGAACTGGAACTGATCGACCGCGAGCGGCGGATGGTCGAGCGCCGTATCAAGGCTGCGAAGTTCCCGGCCACCAAAAGCCTCGACAGCTTCGACTTCAAGGCGATCCCGAAGCTGAACAAGATGCAGGTGCTGGAACTGGCGCGCTGCGAATGGATCGAACGGCGTGAGAACGTGATCGCCCTTGGCCCCAGCGGAACCGGCAAGACCCATGTTGCCCTGGGCCTGGGGCTGTCGGCCTGCCAGAAGGGCATGTCCGTCAGCTTCACCACCGCCGCCGCGCTGGTCAACGAGCTGATGGAGGCGCGAGACGAACGCCGCCTGCTGCGCGTCCAGAAGCAGATGGCTGCCGTGAAGCTGCTGATCATCGACGAGCTCGGGTTCGTGCCCCCGTCCAAGACCGGCGCCGAGCTGCTTTTTGAGATGATCTCCCAGCGCTACGAGCGCGGTGCCACGCTGATCACCAGCAATCTGCCCTTCGATGAATGGACCGAGACCTTCGGCACCGAACGGCTGACCGGCGCGCTCCTCGACCGGTTGACCCACCACGTCAACATCCTCGAGATGAACGGCGAAAGCTATCGCCTTGCTCAAAGTCGCGCGCGCAAGACCGGCGACAACACCTGA
- the istA gene encoding IS21 family transposase → MSARAAAKHFNISRGTVDKMLAFSVPPGYRRDKPIRRPKLDGFTEFIDAWLEADKAVHRKQRHTAKRIWERLQAEHGFTGGYTIVKDYVREHERRTREMFVPLAHPPGHAQADFGEAVVVIAGVEQKAHFFVIDLPHSDAYFVRAYPAATAEAWIDGHVRAFAFFGGVPQSVLYDNDRCLVSKIQPDGTRIRATLFSGLQSHYLFRDRYGRPGKGNDKGAVEGMVGHARRNHMVPIPHFVSWDAFNADLEGQCCARLTRILRGHKETIGERLQRDLAVMRPLPAAPLDACDQAGGRVSSQSLVRYDTNDYSVPVAYGHQDVWIRGYVDEIVIGCRGEVIARHPRCYDREDMIFDPVHYLPLIERKINALDQAAPLAEWDLPEEFQTLRRLMEARMLKMGRREYVQVLRLLESFDIDDLHAAVKKALKLGAVGFDAVKHLVLCQVEKRPPRLDLDVYPYLPRANVETTRAASYMALMSEAAE, encoded by the coding sequence ATGAGCGCGCGGGCGGCGGCGAAGCATTTCAACATTTCGCGCGGGACGGTTGATAAGATGTTGGCCTTCTCGGTGCCGCCTGGCTACCGGCGGGACAAGCCGATCAGGCGGCCGAAGCTGGACGGGTTCACCGAGTTCATTGACGCTTGGCTTGAAGCCGACAAGGCCGTGCATCGCAAGCAGCGTCATACGGCCAAGCGGATATGGGAACGGCTTCAGGCCGAGCATGGCTTCACCGGCGGCTATACGATCGTCAAGGATTACGTGCGTGAGCATGAGCGGCGGACCCGGGAGATGTTCGTGCCACTGGCCCATCCGCCGGGCCATGCTCAGGCCGATTTTGGCGAAGCGGTCGTCGTCATCGCCGGTGTCGAGCAGAAGGCGCATTTCTTCGTCATCGACCTGCCGCACAGCGATGCCTATTTCGTCCGGGCCTATCCGGCGGCGACGGCGGAGGCCTGGATAGACGGCCATGTCCGCGCGTTTGCCTTCTTCGGCGGGGTGCCGCAGTCGGTGCTCTACGACAACGACCGCTGCCTGGTCTCGAAGATCCAGCCAGATGGCACGCGCATCCGCGCCACGCTGTTCAGCGGCTTGCAGTCGCATTACCTGTTTCGGGATCGCTATGGTCGGCCCGGGAAGGGGAACGACAAGGGCGCTGTCGAGGGGATGGTCGGCCACGCCCGCCGCAACCACATGGTGCCGATCCCCCACTTTGTCAGCTGGGACGCCTTCAATGCCGATCTTGAAGGGCAGTGCTGCGCACGCCTCACACGCATTCTTCGGGGTCACAAGGAGACGATCGGCGAGAGGCTGCAGCGCGATCTGGCGGTGATGCGCCCATTGCCTGCCGCCCCGTTGGACGCCTGCGACCAAGCGGGCGGCAGGGTCAGCTCGCAGTCTCTCGTGCGCTATGACACCAACGATTACTCGGTCCCGGTCGCCTATGGCCACCAGGATGTCTGGATCCGCGGCTATGTCGATGAGATCGTGATCGGCTGTCGCGGGGAGGTCATCGCCCGACACCCGCGCTGTTACGATCGCGAGGACATGATCTTCGACCCGGTTCACTACCTCCCGCTGATCGAGCGCAAGATCAATGCCTTGGACCAGGCAGCGCCTCTGGCGGAATGGGACCTGCCCGAAGAGTTCCAGACTTTGCGCCGCCTGATGGAGGCACGCATGCTCAAGATGGGCCGCCGCGAGTACGTGCAGGTGCTGCGTCTGCTCGAGAGCTTCGATATAGATGACCTGCATGCCGCCGTGAAGAAGGCCCTGAAGCTGGGCGCGGTCGGCTTCGACGCCGTGAAGCACCTCGTGCTCTGTCAGGTGGAGAAGCGCCCCCCAAGGCTTGATCTCGATGTCTACCCCTACCTGCCGCGGGCGAACGTCGAGACGACGCGTGCGGCCAGCTACATGGCCTTGATGTCGGAGGCGGCGGAATGA
- a CDS encoding NYN domain-containing protein yields MFYKDERLALLIDGANLHATAKSLSIEIDYKLLRQEFMRRGKLVRAIYYTAMLDGEEHNPIKPLVDFLSYNGFHLRTKLAREFTDSQGRRKIKGNMDIELAVDALELAPRLDHIVLFSGDGDFTPLVECLQKKGVRVTVISTIRSQPPLIADDLRRQAENFVDLYDLREVIGRAPRDVQHLQSS; encoded by the coding sequence ATGTTCTACAAAGATGAACGTTTAGCTTTACTTATTGACGGTGCCAATCTTCACGCCACGGCGAAGAGTTTGTCTATAGAGATTGATTACAAGCTTCTCCGTCAGGAGTTTATGAGGCGTGGAAAGCTTGTTCGTGCAATCTACTACACAGCCATGTTGGACGGCGAGGAACACAACCCAATCAAGCCCTTAGTAGATTTTTTATCTTACAATGGCTTTCATCTTCGCACAAAGTTGGCCAGAGAATTCACAGACTCGCAAGGTCGGCGCAAGATCAAGGGGAATATGGATATTGAGCTTGCGGTTGATGCCCTTGAGTTGGCCCCGCGCCTGGATCATATTGTTCTGTTTTCCGGCGATGGAGATTTCACACCTTTGGTTGAGTGCCTTCAAAAAAAGGGTGTGAGAGTCACTGTGATTTCGACCATTCGCAGTCAACCTCCGCTGATTGCGGATGATTTGCGAAGGCAAGCCGAGAACTTTGTAGACCTTTATGATCTGCGTGAGGTTATTGGTAGAGCGCCTCGGGACGTTCAGCATCTTCAATCAAGTTAA